Proteins from one Mus pahari chromosome 18, PAHARI_EIJ_v1.1, whole genome shotgun sequence genomic window:
- the Caps gene encoding LOW QUALITY PROTEIN: calcyphosin (The sequence of the model RefSeq protein was modified relative to this genomic sequence to represent the inferred CDS: substituted 1 base at 1 genomic stop codon), translating to MYCGQGCALFTCTHNGHREHHHGGASGIQGLARGFCYLDKDGSRPLDEGELRXGLTQLELEVDKAEACRCWDCDGSGTLEEFLWVLRSLPPSHSPPLSQTREAVTAAAFAKLDRTGDGVVTVNDLRGVQWGVDRGSCLPTRQYPWSGSPSQPQVTLAEFQDYYSGLSGYRPSLWQW from the exons ATGTACTGTGGCCAGGGGTGTGCA CTGTTCACCTGTACCCATAATGGACACCGTGAACACCATCATGGAGGGGCCTCGGGCATCCAAGGACTGGCCAG AGGATTTTGTTACCTGGACAAGGATGGCAGCCGGCCCCTGGATGAAGGGGAGCTGAGGTAGGgcctgacacagctggagctggaggtggacaaggcagaggcatgcagatgcTGGGACTGTGATGGCAGTGGGACCCTGGAGGAGTTCCTATGGGTGCTACGG TCACTGCCCCCCTCCCATAGCCCCCCCCTGTCCCAGACTCGGGAAGCTGTCACTGCAGCTGCTTTTGCCAAGCTGGACCGAACTGGGGATGGTGTGGTGACTGTAAATGACCTGAGGGGTGTGCAATGGGGAGTGGACAGAGGAAGCTGCCTCCCCACAAGGCAGTATCCTTGGTCTGGGTCCCCCTCACAGCCACAGGTCACACTAGCTGAGTTCCAAGACTACTACAGCGGACTCAGCGGCTACAGACCTAGTTTGTGGCAATGGTGA
- the Vmac gene encoding vimentin-type intermediate filament-associated coiled-coil protein isoform X1 → MSAPPPLQIREANAHLAAVHRRAAELERRLLAAERTIGAQAERLACHDQHLRDALDELGRAKDREISALQEQLLSSQATVRSLQAAVNQRDQMIQQLQPRADLLQDITRHRPPLAVLLATLEEAEELGPLPASHSHGAQLLPDGPGPPLGNNMRKEEGQDGQDDQDDQQPAVFGTTV, encoded by the exons ATGTCTGCGCCGCCACCTCTGCAGATCCGGGAGGCGAACGCGCACCTGGCGGCCGTGCACCGACGCGCGGCGGAGCTGGAGAGGCGGCTGCTGGCGGCGGAGCGCACGATTGGTGCGCAGGCCGAGCGCCTGGCCTGCCACGACCAGCACCTGCGCGATGCCCTGGACGAGCTGGGTCGCGCCAAGGACCG GGAGATATCTGCCCTCCAAGAGCAACTGCTGAGTTCTCAGGCCACAGTTCGCAGCCTGCAGGCCGCAGTGAACCAGAGGGACCAGATGATCCAGCAGCTACAGCCTCGGGCTGACCTGCTGCAGGACATTACTCGCCACCGACCACCCCTGGCCGTGCTGCTGGCCaccctggaggaggcagaggaactgGGCCCCTTGCCGGCCAGCCACAGCCATGGGGCCCAGCTACTTCCTGATGGGCCTGGCCCACCCCTGGGCAACAACATGAGAAAGGAGGAGGGCCAGGACGGCCAGGACGACCAGGACGACCAACAGCCTGCTGTGTTTGGGACCACGGTGTGA
- the Vmac gene encoding vimentin-type intermediate filament-associated coiled-coil protein isoform X2 codes for MLTVHPRKGLTGRRTAVTLSGGSAIETDGREISALQEQLLSSQATVRSLQAAVNQRDQMIQQLQPRADLLQDITRHRPPLAVLLATLEEAEELGPLPASHSHGAQLLPDGPGPPLGNNMRKEEGQDGQDDQDDQQPAVFGTTV; via the exons ATGTTGACCGTCCATCCAAGGAAGGGCTTGACAGGTCGCAGGACAGCGGTTACACTCTCAGGCGGGTCAGCGATCGAAACTGACGGAAG GGAGATATCTGCCCTCCAAGAGCAACTGCTGAGTTCTCAGGCCACAGTTCGCAGCCTGCAGGCCGCAGTGAACCAGAGGGACCAGATGATCCAGCAGCTACAGCCTCGGGCTGACCTGCTGCAGGACATTACTCGCCACCGACCACCCCTGGCCGTGCTGCTGGCCaccctggaggaggcagaggaactgGGCCCCTTGCCGGCCAGCCACAGCCATGGGGCCCAGCTACTTCCTGATGGGCCTGGCCCACCCCTGGGCAACAACATGAGAAAGGAGGAGGGCCAGGACGGCCAGGACGACCAGGACGACCAACAGCCTGCTGTGTTTGGGACCACGGTGTGA
- the Vmac gene encoding vimentin-type intermediate filament-associated coiled-coil protein isoform X3, which yields MEREISALQEQLLSSQATVRSLQAAVNQRDQMIQQLQPRADLLQDITRHRPPLAVLLATLEEAEELGPLPASHSHGAQLLPDGPGPPLGNNMRKEEGQDGQDDQDDQQPAVFGTTV from the exons ATGGAAAG GGAGATATCTGCCCTCCAAGAGCAACTGCTGAGTTCTCAGGCCACAGTTCGCAGCCTGCAGGCCGCAGTGAACCAGAGGGACCAGATGATCCAGCAGCTACAGCCTCGGGCTGACCTGCTGCAGGACATTACTCGCCACCGACCACCCCTGGCCGTGCTGCTGGCCaccctggaggaggcagaggaactgGGCCCCTTGCCGGCCAGCCACAGCCATGGGGCCCAGCTACTTCCTGATGGGCCTGGCCCACCCCTGGGCAACAACATGAGAAAGGAGGAGGGCCAGGACGGCCAGGACGACCAGGACGACCAACAGCCTGCTGTGTTTGGGACCACGGTGTGA